A genomic segment from Acyrthosiphon pisum isolate AL4f chromosome A3, pea_aphid_22Mar2018_4r6ur, whole genome shotgun sequence encodes:
- the LOC100164400 gene encoding coiled-coil and C2 domain-containing protein 2A isoform X1 translates to MSSENQAVAAALEKHEKDKITKNVVINNVQEVDHEIESYNFFTKVWDPPSKPTEIHEKSAESSDAEVGFSNEEDKKLVTEDYLGLTDREDVDVLDHSLVPFLSTSIKIKEAAEKIYFIPDGSQVDLAKRLNSRQPRYLEREGLYVGTYPPVYEKCLNKLQQRLLKANELHWFGEDGEPIRLPDPLTSPSCCNLLDFTENNGFLDIKYTDAIPFKSPYSFNNNSHDSKEIKFLLELEISKIQFSHHALFSRQHVLDKRLLQLYYKYKCRQDIARTKMLSGRLEALRNAKDTLVKVMSEENNKDLLENHGNRLLRYKTEIKETRAQRLLEGKSDRSLVSNILETWRDLKKLRERQEYIVTSTKLEIIVDDHDNTKEWETEFNRLVAETLEEMGEENIETNIPKVRDQVFSILSDSLRSPGEPIITFIMSKIEPTPEDSITAKDELQRRLALSKHSIWFDVIFNGHIVCESTSLPINDSFSVDVNQKFVVEIHQWPDTLSLNIHCENLSSKNMFTKNPIAELYIPFPISNTTLDIVDMENLEFSCFGNQNFQNAGVGSGVDFKVFPEDTENQCLYTSGEVLCKAGWGTFGDTILCPPENYFNRIYSQNSNILSTKTEKILSWMNDLHPDPNDPNNVSFFEALKSVDEEMVFKMKSKFSVNIYKKILEFCSEEELDSNPRLKLLKLRDRGEIEFRMAKAVPLKEWLIPKDIFNEFENRVATSELALEVAGLGPLETSRIWGRYSVIKLYDKILKQCKLGNRNKITRDIIVEDTVPDIGTLGLTFMKMFQPKRPLRPRRKERKKIPAKSLSGQEIKVVINVMRAFEVPVRKNSDMMMGDIAMVPVQPFIEISFKNHTSRTTTAEGSNPTWNQDLQLIVRSNSVDLCPNDVQPIDDCIHINMYDEIVIDILEDGRTRETNIHQRLERHWLGSCIIPISALFNSSQIEGIFQMNTPRHLLGYERLVSNSESSHYRNSTFLSLFIMVQPPLHHPEPIKERLDCSESFNFERYLEYWSAEGAKQFPGRPVKTLVIHCSGKSVCVTRFFRPLPLPVISEDVLNTTAEMVARFVSLIPVVNSNVLLIGRFDVWLTVDQLLGLLFGGGSGVDHGLLLCCYFAKLNIRSWLLLGTGVSRGEAAYVLTSCPVPDQPASSPVYHVWDPLTGQKYSTCDSFSPVQEAYCLMNAENIWLNVQYEKSVPRTRWDVTQTRDWNPAFGRYQAAPTMAGSVQPDTVDYTPPAIADARLLQDKLETTLRNALMKWRVKAKTVWNRYCVSVLRKILPHLERETWNGGYMAATGAENGYLAELQHLLVSHKMCGFPINRPYSNTEVLVDAIQSTGMHLNESPLVEFALAVYVHPYPNQVLSVWIYLASLQPRR, encoded by the exons atgAGTTCAGAAAATCAGGCAGTTGCAGCTGCTTTAGAAAAACATGAAAAGGATAAGATCACTAAAAATGTGGTCATAAACAATGTGCaagag GTAGATCATGAAATTGAGAGTTACAATTTTTTCACCAAAGTATGGGATCCTCCTTCCAAACCTACGGAAATTCATGAGAAATCAGCTGAATCTagtg ATGCAGAAGTTGGCTTTTCCAACGAAGAAGATAAAAAACTGGTGACAGAAGATTATTTAGGACTAACAGACAGAGAGGATGTCGATGTTTTAGATCATTCGTTGGTACCATTTTTGAGTacatctataaaaattaaagaagcagctgaaaagatttattttattccagatGGATCTCAAG TGGATCTTGCGAAACGACTGAATTCAAGACAACCGCGATACCTAGAGAGGGAAGGACTTTATGTTGGTACATATCCTCCAGTTTAtgaaaaatgtctaaataaaCTTCAACAAAGACTTCTTAAAGCTAATGAATT ACATTGGTTTGGCGAAGACGGTGAACCAATTAGGTTACCTGATCCTTTAACTAGTCCATCCTGTTGTAATTTATTAGACTTTACTGAAAACAATGGGTTTTTGGACATTAAATACACAgac GCAATTCCGTTTAAGAGCCCATACAGTTTCAACAACAATTCACATGATtctaaagaaataaaatttcttttagaattagaaatttcaaaaattcagTTTAGTCATCATGCTCTTTTCAGTCGACAACATGTTTTAGACAAGCGCCTTTTACAactgtattataagtataagtgTCGTCAAGATATCGCAAGAACAAAAATGTTGTCTGGAAGGTTGGAGGCATTACGTAATGCTAAAGATACTTTGGTTAAGGTCATGTCAGAAGAAAACAATAAAGATTTGCTGGAAAACCATGGAAATCGTTTACTAAG atataaaactgaaattaaaGAAACTCGAGCCCAGAGATTACTGGAAGGTAAATCAGATCGATCTTTAGTATCCAATATTTTGGAGACCTGGAGGGACTTGAAAAAATTGAGAGAAAGGCAAGAGTACATTGTTACTAGTACAAAGTTGGAAATAATTGTTGATGACCATGATAATACTAAGGAATGGGAAACAGAGTTTAAcag GTTAGTAGCTGAGACTCTTGAAGAAATGGGGGAGGAAAATATTGAAACCAATATTCCCAAAGTGCGAGATCAAGTATTTAGTATCCTCTCGGATTCATTAAGATCTCCAGGAGAaccaattattacatttattatgtcTAAAATTGAACCTACCCCTGAAGATTCTATTACTGCaaaaga TGAGCTTCAACGAAGGTTGGCATTGTCGAAACATTCTATTTGGTTTGATGTGATATTCAATGGTCATATAGTGTGTGAATCTACTTCGTTACCAATCAATGATAGTTTTTCTGTTGATGTTAATCAGAAATTTGTTGTTGAAATTCATCAGTGGCCTGATACATTATCATTAAACATACATTGTGAGAATCTGagttcaaaaaatatgtttacaaaaaATCCCATAGCAGAACTTTACATACCTTTTCCAATAAG caATACTACATTAGATATTGTTGACATGGAAAACTTGGAGTTCAGTTGTTTTGGCAATCAGAACTTTCAAAACGCCGGTGTTGGAAGTGGTGTGGATTTTAAGGTATTTCCAGAAGATACGGAAAATCAATGTTTGTATACATCTGGTGAAGTTTTGTGTAAGGCTGGTTGGGGCACATTTGGTGATACAATTTTATGTCCCCCTGAAAATTACTTTAACAGAATCTATTCACAAAA ttcCAATATTTTGTCAACCAAAACAGAGAAGATTTTGAGTTGGATGAATGATTTGCATCCAGATCCTAACGATCcaaataatgtatcattttttgAGGCTTTAAAA agTGTTGATGAAGAAATGGTTTTCAAAATGAAATCAAAGTttagtgttaatatttataaaaaaatattggaattcTGTTCAGAAGAAGAATTAGATTCTAATCCtagactaaaattattaaaattacgagATCGCGGAGAAATAGAATTTAGAATGGCCAAAGCAGTACCATTAAAAGAATGGCTTATACCAAAAGACATATTTAAT gaaTTTGAAAATCGTGTTGCTACTTCTGAGCTTGCACTGGAAGTTGCTGGTCTTGGGCCTTTGGAAACTAGTAGAATCTGGGGGCGTTATTCAGTTATCAAACTCTATGACAAGATCCTCAAACAATGCAAGCTTGgtaacagaaataaaataaccaGAGACATTATCGTCGAAGACACTGTTCCTGACATTGG aacCTTAGGTTTgacatttatgaaaatgtttcaGCCAAAACGACCATTACGTCCTAGAagaaaagaaagaaagaaaataCCAGCTAAAAGCCTTTCAGGACAAGAAATTAAA GTTGTTATTAATGTCATGAGAGCTTTTGAGGTACCTGTGAGAAAAAACTCTGATATGATGATGGGAGACATAGCAATGGTTCCAGTACAGCCGTTTATTGAAATATCCTTCAAGAACCATACGAGTAGAACAACCACTGCTGAAGGTTCTAATCCAACTTGGAACCAAGATTTGCAACTTATTGTGAG ATCAAATTCAGTTGATTTATGCCCTAACGATGTTCAACCTATTGATGACTGcattcatataaatatgtatgacGAAATAGTTATTGATATATTAGAAGATGGTAGAACCCGAGAAACAAACATACACCAACGTTTGGAGAGACATTGGTTAGGAAGCtgcattatacctatatcagcATTATTCAACAGCTCTCaa atcGAGGGAATATTCCAAATGAACACACCTAGACACCTTTTGGGATATGAAAGACTTGTGTCAAATTCTGAGAGCTCTCATTATAGGAACTCAACTTTTCTGAGCTTATTCATCATGGTCCAGCCCCCACTGCACCATCCTGAACCTATCAAG gaGAGGTTGGACTGCAGTGAATCGTTTAATTTTGAGAGATATTTAGAGTATTGGTCTGCAGAAGGAGCGAAACAGTTTCCCGGAAGGCCTGTGAAAACCTTAGTGATACACTGCAGCGGTAAATCCGTTTGTGTGACCAGATTCTTTAGGCCGTTACCTCTCCCTG TGATCTCCGAGGACGTGCTAAATACCACTGCCGAAATGGTAGCTAGATTCGTATCGCTCATACCGGTGGTAAACAGCAACGTTTTGCTCATCGGCCGATTTGATGTCTGGTTGACCGTAGAT CAACTGTTGGGCTTACTGTTCGGTGGAGGTTCCGGTGTCGACCACGGTTTGTTGCTATGCTGTTACTTCGCCAAGCTAAACATCCGGTCTTGGCTGCTGCTGGGCACCGGCGTGTCCCGGGGTGAGGCCGCTTATGTGCTGACATCGTGCCCTGTGCCTGACCAACCGGCCTCCAGCCCCGTGTACCACGTCTGGGACCCGCTCACTGGTCAAAAGTACTCTACTTGTGACAGCTTTTCACCCGTACAGGAAGCGTACTGTCTAATGAACGCCGAAAAT atCTGGCTGAATGTCCAGTACGAAAAATCGGTTCCCAGAACCCGTTGGGACGTGACGCAGACCCGGGACTGGAACCCGGCTTTCGGCCGGTACCAGGCTGCGCCCACCATGGCGGGTTCCGTGCAACCCGACACGGTGGACTACACGCCGCCGGCCATCGCGGACGCCCGTCTTCTCCAGGACAAGCTGGAGACGACGTTGCGAAACGCGCTGATGAAGTGGCGGGTCAAGGCCAAGACCGTCTGGAATAGATATTGCGTATCGGTGCTGCGAAAGATCCTTCCACACCTGGAGCGAGAGACGTGGAACGGTGGATACATGGCCGCCACCGGTGCGGAGAACGGTTACCTGGCCGAGTTGCAGCACTTGCTCGTCTCTCACAAG atgTGTGGTTTTCCTATCAACAGACCGTACAGCAACACCGAAGTATTAGTTGACGCCATACAGTCGACGGGCATGCACCTAAATGAAAGTCCGCTGGTGGAGTTCGCGCTAGCCGTTTATGTGCATCCGTACCCGAATCAAGTATTGTCTGTTTGGATCTACCTGGCGTCTCTGCAACCTAGGCGTTGA
- the LOC103309422 gene encoding uncharacterized protein K02A2.6-like, which translates to MCIYGAIPKFFKPRSIPLALKSKVESEIDRLIDNNILTPVNYSEWATPIVPILKPDGTVRICGDFKITINPVLEGTEYPLPKIEHLYANISGSKYFSKIDLKDAYQQMVIKESDRKYTTINTHKGLFSYTRNPFGIKSSAGEFQKAMEISTTGLEGIGIFQDDIIVAGKTVEEHNNRLKKLLNVLSEVGLRVKQNKCSFLKNSIEYLGHKNR; encoded by the exons ATGTGCATTTAC GGGGCAATACCCAAGTTTTTCAAGCCAAGGTCAATTCCCTTAGCACTAAAATCTAAGGTAGAGTCGGAAATTGAtcgtttaatagataataatattttaactcctGTGAACTATAGCGAATGGGCCACTCCAATTGTTCCAATTCTTAAGCCCGACGGTACAGTTAGAATTTGTGgtgatttcaaaattacaatcaaCCCCGTATTGGAAGGAACTGAGTATCCCTTACCAAAAATAGAACATCTTTATGCGAATATAAgtggctcaaaatatttttctaaaatagatCTCAAAGATGCATATCAACAAATGGTAATTAAAGAGAGTGATCGCAAATACACTACAATAAATACTCACAAAGGCCTATTCAGTTATACTCGAAATCCGTTCGGAATAAAAAGCTCAGCTGGGGAATTCCAAAAAGCCATGGAAATATCAACCACAGGCTTAGAAGGGATTGGTATATTTCAAGATGACATAATAGTTGCGGGAAAAACGGTAGAAGAACACaacaatagattaaaaaaattacttaacgtTTTATCCGAAGTTGGTTTAAgggttaaacaaaacaaatgtagTTTTCTCAAAAATTCAATTGAATATTTAGGTCATAAAAATCGATGA
- the LOC100164400 gene encoding coiled-coil and C2 domain-containing protein 2A isoform X2, protein MLSGRLEALRNAKDTLVKVMSEENNKDLLENHGNRLLRYKTEIKETRAQRLLEGKSDRSLVSNILETWRDLKKLRERQEYIVTSTKLEIIVDDHDNTKEWETEFNRLVAETLEEMGEENIETNIPKVRDQVFSILSDSLRSPGEPIITFIMSKIEPTPEDSITAKDELQRRLALSKHSIWFDVIFNGHIVCESTSLPINDSFSVDVNQKFVVEIHQWPDTLSLNIHCENLSSKNMFTKNPIAELYIPFPISNTTLDIVDMENLEFSCFGNQNFQNAGVGSGVDFKVFPEDTENQCLYTSGEVLCKAGWGTFGDTILCPPENYFNRIYSQNSNILSTKTEKILSWMNDLHPDPNDPNNVSFFEALKSVDEEMVFKMKSKFSVNIYKKILEFCSEEELDSNPRLKLLKLRDRGEIEFRMAKAVPLKEWLIPKDIFNEFENRVATSELALEVAGLGPLETSRIWGRYSVIKLYDKILKQCKLGNRNKITRDIIVEDTVPDIGTLGLTFMKMFQPKRPLRPRRKERKKIPAKSLSGQEIKVVINVMRAFEVPVRKNSDMMMGDIAMVPVQPFIEISFKNHTSRTTTAEGSNPTWNQDLQLIVRSNSVDLCPNDVQPIDDCIHINMYDEIVIDILEDGRTRETNIHQRLERHWLGSCIIPISALFNSSQIEGIFQMNTPRHLLGYERLVSNSESSHYRNSTFLSLFIMVQPPLHHPEPIKERLDCSESFNFERYLEYWSAEGAKQFPGRPVKTLVIHCSGKSVCVTRFFRPLPLPVISEDVLNTTAEMVARFVSLIPVVNSNVLLIGRFDVWLTVDQLLGLLFGGGSGVDHGLLLCCYFAKLNIRSWLLLGTGVSRGEAAYVLTSCPVPDQPASSPVYHVWDPLTGQKYSTCDSFSPVQEAYCLMNAENIWLNVQYEKSVPRTRWDVTQTRDWNPAFGRYQAAPTMAGSVQPDTVDYTPPAIADARLLQDKLETTLRNALMKWRVKAKTVWNRYCVSVLRKILPHLERETWNGGYMAATGAENGYLAELQHLLVSHKMCGFPINRPYSNTEVLVDAIQSTGMHLNESPLVEFALAVYVHPYPNQVLSVWIYLASLQPRR, encoded by the exons ATGTTGTCTGGAAGGTTGGAGGCATTACGTAATGCTAAAGATACTTTGGTTAAGGTCATGTCAGAAGAAAACAATAAAGATTTGCTGGAAAACCATGGAAATCGTTTACTAAG atataaaactgaaattaaaGAAACTCGAGCCCAGAGATTACTGGAAGGTAAATCAGATCGATCTTTAGTATCCAATATTTTGGAGACCTGGAGGGACTTGAAAAAATTGAGAGAAAGGCAAGAGTACATTGTTACTAGTACAAAGTTGGAAATAATTGTTGATGACCATGATAATACTAAGGAATGGGAAACAGAGTTTAAcag GTTAGTAGCTGAGACTCTTGAAGAAATGGGGGAGGAAAATATTGAAACCAATATTCCCAAAGTGCGAGATCAAGTATTTAGTATCCTCTCGGATTCATTAAGATCTCCAGGAGAaccaattattacatttattatgtcTAAAATTGAACCTACCCCTGAAGATTCTATTACTGCaaaaga TGAGCTTCAACGAAGGTTGGCATTGTCGAAACATTCTATTTGGTTTGATGTGATATTCAATGGTCATATAGTGTGTGAATCTACTTCGTTACCAATCAATGATAGTTTTTCTGTTGATGTTAATCAGAAATTTGTTGTTGAAATTCATCAGTGGCCTGATACATTATCATTAAACATACATTGTGAGAATCTGagttcaaaaaatatgtttacaaaaaATCCCATAGCAGAACTTTACATACCTTTTCCAATAAG caATACTACATTAGATATTGTTGACATGGAAAACTTGGAGTTCAGTTGTTTTGGCAATCAGAACTTTCAAAACGCCGGTGTTGGAAGTGGTGTGGATTTTAAGGTATTTCCAGAAGATACGGAAAATCAATGTTTGTATACATCTGGTGAAGTTTTGTGTAAGGCTGGTTGGGGCACATTTGGTGATACAATTTTATGTCCCCCTGAAAATTACTTTAACAGAATCTATTCACAAAA ttcCAATATTTTGTCAACCAAAACAGAGAAGATTTTGAGTTGGATGAATGATTTGCATCCAGATCCTAACGATCcaaataatgtatcattttttgAGGCTTTAAAA agTGTTGATGAAGAAATGGTTTTCAAAATGAAATCAAAGTttagtgttaatatttataaaaaaatattggaattcTGTTCAGAAGAAGAATTAGATTCTAATCCtagactaaaattattaaaattacgagATCGCGGAGAAATAGAATTTAGAATGGCCAAAGCAGTACCATTAAAAGAATGGCTTATACCAAAAGACATATTTAAT gaaTTTGAAAATCGTGTTGCTACTTCTGAGCTTGCACTGGAAGTTGCTGGTCTTGGGCCTTTGGAAACTAGTAGAATCTGGGGGCGTTATTCAGTTATCAAACTCTATGACAAGATCCTCAAACAATGCAAGCTTGgtaacagaaataaaataaccaGAGACATTATCGTCGAAGACACTGTTCCTGACATTGG aacCTTAGGTTTgacatttatgaaaatgtttcaGCCAAAACGACCATTACGTCCTAGAagaaaagaaagaaagaaaataCCAGCTAAAAGCCTTTCAGGACAAGAAATTAAA GTTGTTATTAATGTCATGAGAGCTTTTGAGGTACCTGTGAGAAAAAACTCTGATATGATGATGGGAGACATAGCAATGGTTCCAGTACAGCCGTTTATTGAAATATCCTTCAAGAACCATACGAGTAGAACAACCACTGCTGAAGGTTCTAATCCAACTTGGAACCAAGATTTGCAACTTATTGTGAG ATCAAATTCAGTTGATTTATGCCCTAACGATGTTCAACCTATTGATGACTGcattcatataaatatgtatgacGAAATAGTTATTGATATATTAGAAGATGGTAGAACCCGAGAAACAAACATACACCAACGTTTGGAGAGACATTGGTTAGGAAGCtgcattatacctatatcagcATTATTCAACAGCTCTCaa atcGAGGGAATATTCCAAATGAACACACCTAGACACCTTTTGGGATATGAAAGACTTGTGTCAAATTCTGAGAGCTCTCATTATAGGAACTCAACTTTTCTGAGCTTATTCATCATGGTCCAGCCCCCACTGCACCATCCTGAACCTATCAAG gaGAGGTTGGACTGCAGTGAATCGTTTAATTTTGAGAGATATTTAGAGTATTGGTCTGCAGAAGGAGCGAAACAGTTTCCCGGAAGGCCTGTGAAAACCTTAGTGATACACTGCAGCGGTAAATCCGTTTGTGTGACCAGATTCTTTAGGCCGTTACCTCTCCCTG TGATCTCCGAGGACGTGCTAAATACCACTGCCGAAATGGTAGCTAGATTCGTATCGCTCATACCGGTGGTAAACAGCAACGTTTTGCTCATCGGCCGATTTGATGTCTGGTTGACCGTAGAT CAACTGTTGGGCTTACTGTTCGGTGGAGGTTCCGGTGTCGACCACGGTTTGTTGCTATGCTGTTACTTCGCCAAGCTAAACATCCGGTCTTGGCTGCTGCTGGGCACCGGCGTGTCCCGGGGTGAGGCCGCTTATGTGCTGACATCGTGCCCTGTGCCTGACCAACCGGCCTCCAGCCCCGTGTACCACGTCTGGGACCCGCTCACTGGTCAAAAGTACTCTACTTGTGACAGCTTTTCACCCGTACAGGAAGCGTACTGTCTAATGAACGCCGAAAAT atCTGGCTGAATGTCCAGTACGAAAAATCGGTTCCCAGAACCCGTTGGGACGTGACGCAGACCCGGGACTGGAACCCGGCTTTCGGCCGGTACCAGGCTGCGCCCACCATGGCGGGTTCCGTGCAACCCGACACGGTGGACTACACGCCGCCGGCCATCGCGGACGCCCGTCTTCTCCAGGACAAGCTGGAGACGACGTTGCGAAACGCGCTGATGAAGTGGCGGGTCAAGGCCAAGACCGTCTGGAATAGATATTGCGTATCGGTGCTGCGAAAGATCCTTCCACACCTGGAGCGAGAGACGTGGAACGGTGGATACATGGCCGCCACCGGTGCGGAGAACGGTTACCTGGCCGAGTTGCAGCACTTGCTCGTCTCTCACAAG atgTGTGGTTTTCCTATCAACAGACCGTACAGCAACACCGAAGTATTAGTTGACGCCATACAGTCGACGGGCATGCACCTAAATGAAAGTCCGCTGGTGGAGTTCGCGCTAGCCGTTTATGTGCATCCGTACCCGAATCAAGTATTGTCTGTTTGGATCTACCTGGCGTCTCTGCAACCTAGGCGTTGA